The following coding sequences are from one Musa acuminata AAA Group cultivar baxijiao chromosome BXJ2-4, Cavendish_Baxijiao_AAA, whole genome shotgun sequence window:
- the LOC135609701 gene encoding inositol oxygenase 1-like, with the protein MTVIVPEPVLEENHNSVEEQQKDGGALDLDGEFVVPGSNAFGHSFRDYEKETARRATVEEFYRVNHIYQTYDFAKRKKEEYGKLQKGEMSIWECVELLNEFVDESDPDLDEPQIEHLLQSAEAIRRDYPDQDWLHLTALIHDLGKVLLHPTFGGEPQWCVVGDTFPLGCAFDESIVHHRYFKENPDYNNSLFRTRLGVYTENCGLDKVTMSWGHDEYMYLVMKGNETKLPPAALFIVRFHSFYALHHSVAYTYLMNEDDREMLKWLLVFNKYDLYSKSKVKIDLEEVKPYYLSLIGKYFPEKLRW; encoded by the exons ATGACGGTCATCGTCCCCG AGCCGGTTCTTGAGGAGAACCACAACTCGGTGGAAGAACAGCAAAAGGATGGCGGAGCTTTGGATCTCGACGGAGAATTTGTAGTGCCCGGAAGCAACGCTTTTGGTCACTCCTTCAG GGACTATGAGAAAGAGACCGCAAGAAGAGCAACAGTGGAGGAGTTCTACCGTGTCAACCACATCTACCAAACATACGATTTC gccaagaggaagaaggaagagtatGGGAAGCTGCAGAAGGGGGAGATGAGCATATGGGAATGCGTGGAGCTTCTCAATGAGTTCGTTGACGAGAGCGATCCAGACCTTGATGAGCCCCAGATCGAACACCTTCTTCAATCCGCCGAGGCCATCCGCCGAGACTACCCAGATCAAGACTGGCTTCACCTCACTGCTCTCATCCATG ATCTGGGCAAAGTACTACTGCACCCTACTTTTGGTGGAGAGCCCCAATGGTGTGTGGTTG GGGATACGTTTCCCTTGGGCTGTGCATTCGACGAATCCATCGTTCACCATCGG TATTTTAAGGAGAACCCAGATTACAACAACTCACTGTTCCGCACGAGATTGGGAGTGTACACAGAGAACTGCGGGCTCGACAAGGTCACCATGTCTTGGGGCCACGATGAGTACATGTACCTG GTGATGAAGGGGAATGAGACGAAGCTTCCCCCTGCAGCACTCTTCATCGTGCGCTTCCACTCCTTCTATGCCTTGCACCATTCTGTTGCCTACACCTACCTCATGAACGAGGATGACCGAGAGATGCTCAAGTGGCTTCTGGTCTTCAA CAAGTACGATCTCTACAGCAAGAGCAAGGTGAAGATAGATCTGGAGGAAGTGAAACCATACTATCTGTCTCTTATTGGGAAG TACTTCCCGGAAAAGCTGAGATGGTGA
- the LOC103980923 gene encoding ATP-dependent 6-phosphofructokinase 6 isoform X1, protein MSTEAVESQQVVVESDYDSPTWRQLSDFSVAVTGNNFPSHASYADLRLSSVRDMGSVARADRKVVQGEFGYVLEDVPHFTDYLPDVPTYPNPLQDNPAYSVVKKYFVNEDDTVPQKIVVQKNSPRGIHFRRAGPRQRVYFEPEDVYACIVTCGGLCPGLNTVIREIVCGLSYMYGVKKIVGIQGGYRGFYSRNTIPLTPKSVNDIHKRGGTILGTSRGGHDAIKIVDNIQDRGINQVYIIGGDGTQKGASVIFEEIQRRGLEVAVAGIPKTIDNDIAVIDKSFGFDTAVEEAQRAINAAHVESESVENGIGVVKLMGRFSGFIAMYATLASRDVDCCLIPESPFYLEGRGGLFEYIEKRLKDNGHMVIVVAEGAGQELIADSVRSMGHEDASGNKLLLDVGLWLSQKIKNYFTSRQRMTINLKYIDPTYMIRAIPSNASDNVYCTLLAQNAVHGAMAGYTGFTIGVVNGRHTYIPFYRVTEKRNKVIITDRMWARLLSSTNQPSFLSAEYIEEIKTPREPPK, encoded by the exons ATGAGCACCGAGGCTGTTGAGTCCCAGCAAGTTGTCGTGGAATCGGACTACGATTCCCCCACCTGGCGGCAGCTCAGCGATTTCAGTGTTGCGGTCACTGGCAACAACTTCCCGTCGCACGCCAGCTACGCGGATCTGAGGCTGAGTTCCGTGAGGGATATGGGAAGCGTTGCGCGAGCTGACAGGAAGGTCGTCCAAGGGGAGTTCGGCTACGTTCTTGAAGACGTGCCCCATTTCACCGACTACCTTCCTGATGTGCCG ACATACCCAAATCCACTGCAAGATAATCCAGCCTATTCAGTCGTCAA GAAGTATTTTGTTAATGAGGATGATACTGTTCCACAAAAG ATTGTGGTTCAGAAAAACAGCCCAAGGGGAATCCATTTTCGACGAGCTGGGCCTCGTCAGAGG GTATACTTTGAACCAGAAGATGTTTATGCATGCATCGTAACATGTGGAGGCCTTTGCCCTGGGCTTAATACAGTGATCAGGGAGATTGTATGTGGGTTGTCCTACATGTATGGTGTCAAGAAAATTGTTGGTATACAG GGCGGATATAGGGGATTCTATTCTCGGAACACTATACCTTTGACGCCAAAGAGCGTCAATGACATTCACAAACGGGGTGGCACAATACTTGGCACATCACGAGGTGGTCATGATGCTATAAAGATAGTTGACAACATTCAGGATCGTGGTATTAATCAG GTTTATATTATTGGAGGCGATGGGACCCAAAAGGGAGCTTCTGTGATTTTTGAG GAAATTCAAAGACGTGGCCTCGAAGTTGCTGTTGCTGGGATTCCTAAGACAATAGACAATGACATTGCG GTTATTGACAAATCCTTTGGTTTTGACACTGCTGTTGAAGAGGCCCAGCGTGCCATCAATGCTGCACATGTAGAATCTGAAAGTGTCGAGAATGGTATAGGTGTTGTGAAGCTAATGGGTCGCTTCAGTG GGTTCATTGCAATGTATGCTACCCTTGCTAGCAGAGATGTG GACTGCTGCTTAATTCCAGAGTCACCATTTTATTTGGAAGGCAGAGGTGGACTATTCGAATATATAGAAAAGCGGCTTAAAGACAACGGGCACATGGTTATTGTTGTTGCTGAGGGTGCTGGCCAAGAACTTATTGCTGATAGTGTTCGGTCCATGGGACACGAGGATGCTTCTGGAAACAAGCTGCTTCTTGATGTAGGACTTTGGTTATCTCAGAAGATAAAG AATTACTTTACGAGCAGGCAAAGGATGACAATTAATCTTAAATATATCG ATCCTACATACATGATCCGTGCAATTCCAAGTAATGCCTCCGACAATGTCTACTGCACACTTTTGGCACAAAATGCTGTTCACGGGGCCATGGCAGGATACACAGGTTTCACTATCGGGGTAGTTAATGGCCGGCACACTTACATCCCATTTTAT AGGGTAACAGAAAAGCGAAACAAGGTCATCATAACTGACAGAATGTGGGCCAGGCTTCTATCTTCCACCAATCAACCAAGCTTTTTGAGCGCTGAATACATTGAAGAAATAAAAACACCAAGAGAGCCACCAAAATAG
- the LOC103980923 gene encoding ATP-dependent 6-phosphofructokinase 3 isoform X2 produces the protein MCRKYFVNEDDTVPQKIVVQKNSPRGIHFRRAGPRQRVYFEPEDVYACIVTCGGLCPGLNTVIREIVCGLSYMYGVKKIVGIQGGYRGFYSRNTIPLTPKSVNDIHKRGGTILGTSRGGHDAIKIVDNIQDRGINQVYIIGGDGTQKGASVIFEEIQRRGLEVAVAGIPKTIDNDIAVIDKSFGFDTAVEEAQRAINAAHVESESVENGIGVVKLMGRFSGFIAMYATLASRDVDCCLIPESPFYLEGRGGLFEYIEKRLKDNGHMVIVVAEGAGQELIADSVRSMGHEDASGNKLLLDVGLWLSQKIKNYFTSRQRMTINLKYIDPTYMIRAIPSNASDNVYCTLLAQNAVHGAMAGYTGFTIGVVNGRHTYIPFYRVTEKRNKVIITDRMWARLLSSTNQPSFLSAEYIEEIKTPREPPK, from the exons ATGTGCCG GAAGTATTTTGTTAATGAGGATGATACTGTTCCACAAAAG ATTGTGGTTCAGAAAAACAGCCCAAGGGGAATCCATTTTCGACGAGCTGGGCCTCGTCAGAGG GTATACTTTGAACCAGAAGATGTTTATGCATGCATCGTAACATGTGGAGGCCTTTGCCCTGGGCTTAATACAGTGATCAGGGAGATTGTATGTGGGTTGTCCTACATGTATGGTGTCAAGAAAATTGTTGGTATACAG GGCGGATATAGGGGATTCTATTCTCGGAACACTATACCTTTGACGCCAAAGAGCGTCAATGACATTCACAAACGGGGTGGCACAATACTTGGCACATCACGAGGTGGTCATGATGCTATAAAGATAGTTGACAACATTCAGGATCGTGGTATTAATCAG GTTTATATTATTGGAGGCGATGGGACCCAAAAGGGAGCTTCTGTGATTTTTGAG GAAATTCAAAGACGTGGCCTCGAAGTTGCTGTTGCTGGGATTCCTAAGACAATAGACAATGACATTGCG GTTATTGACAAATCCTTTGGTTTTGACACTGCTGTTGAAGAGGCCCAGCGTGCCATCAATGCTGCACATGTAGAATCTGAAAGTGTCGAGAATGGTATAGGTGTTGTGAAGCTAATGGGTCGCTTCAGTG GGTTCATTGCAATGTATGCTACCCTTGCTAGCAGAGATGTG GACTGCTGCTTAATTCCAGAGTCACCATTTTATTTGGAAGGCAGAGGTGGACTATTCGAATATATAGAAAAGCGGCTTAAAGACAACGGGCACATGGTTATTGTTGTTGCTGAGGGTGCTGGCCAAGAACTTATTGCTGATAGTGTTCGGTCCATGGGACACGAGGATGCTTCTGGAAACAAGCTGCTTCTTGATGTAGGACTTTGGTTATCTCAGAAGATAAAG AATTACTTTACGAGCAGGCAAAGGATGACAATTAATCTTAAATATATCG ATCCTACATACATGATCCGTGCAATTCCAAGTAATGCCTCCGACAATGTCTACTGCACACTTTTGGCACAAAATGCTGTTCACGGGGCCATGGCAGGATACACAGGTTTCACTATCGGGGTAGTTAATGGCCGGCACACTTACATCCCATTTTAT AGGGTAACAGAAAAGCGAAACAAGGTCATCATAACTGACAGAATGTGGGCCAGGCTTCTATCTTCCACCAATCAACCAAGCTTTTTGAGCGCTGAATACATTGAAGAAATAAAAACACCAAGAGAGCCACCAAAATAG
- the LOC135609700 gene encoding uncharacterized protein LOC135609700: MDPCPFVRLIVESLALKLPTMAKPVGPGVHPSATPCFCTVQLQDRPSSYCSVPLPLAVDPTSSTNLIDAPTSSSSSSPVIISVEPAAWQRSSGKRASLEVSVYVGRTGSTCGFSSGRLLGRVRVAVDLETAATRAAVVQSGWVSMGSQTSAARLHLVVRTEPDPRFVFQFGGEPECSPVVYQIQGKCASGQSGCVRQPVFSCRFTADRRRTTISRSLPTKRSFKRCLSFGGERDHEIRWEQRKGWTVTIHDLSGSPVAAASIVTPFVPSPGSDRVSRSNPGAWLILHAIGPSTTNWKPWGRLEAWRERGPADALGLRFELVTDAGPNNGLPIAESSLSVRKGGEFCIDPSVVAGAVMPGSWPFVGGFVMAAAVEGQGKASKPTVQVGLQHVSCMADVALFIALSAAIDLSMDACQSFSQKLRSELCPDQQEYNSL; the protein is encoded by the exons ATGGATCCCTGCCCGTTCGTTCGGCTGATCGTGGAATCTCTTGCGTTAAAGTTGCCGACGATGGCGAAGCCGGTTGGGCCCGGCGTCCACCCCTCCGCCACCCCATGCTTCTGCACCGTCCAACTCCAAGACCGCCCTTCCTCCTACTGCTCGGTCCCTCTCCCTCTCGCCGTCGATCCCACCTCGAGCACCAACTTAATAGATGCACcaacctcctcctcatcctcctctccgGTCATCATTAGTGTCGAACCAGCCGCGTGGCAGCGGTCATCGGGCAAGCGGGCAAGCTTGGAAGTGTCCGTGTACGTGGGCCGGACTGGGAGCACGTGCGGGTTTAGCTCCGGCCGGTTGCTCGGCCGAGTCAGGGTGGCGGTGGACCTCGAGACGGCGGCCACGCGGGCCGCGGTCGTGCAGAGCGGGTGGGTCAGCATGGGAAGCCAGACGTCGGCGGCGCGGCTCCACCTGGTGGTGCGGACGGAGCCAGATCCGAGGTTCGTGTTCCAGTTCGGAGGCGAGCCGGAGTGCAGCCCGGTGGTGTACCAGATCCAAGGAAAGTGTGCCAGCGGCCAGAGTGGGTGCGTTCGCCAGCCGGTGTTCAGTTGCCGCTTCACCGCCGACCGCCGGCGGACCACCATATCCCG CTCACTGCCAACCAAAAGAAGCTTCAAAAGATGCTTATCCTTCGGCGGAGAAAGAGACCACGAGATCAGGTGGGAGCAACGCAAGGGCTGGACTGTGACGATTCACGACCTCTCTGGATCCCCAGTGGCTGCCGCGTCGATCGTTACCCCCTTCGTCCCCTCCCCCGGCTCGGACCGCGTCTCTCGGTCGAACCCCGGCGCATGGCTCATCCTCCATGCCATCGGCCCCTCCACGACCAACTGGAAGCCGTGGGGACGGCTGGAGGCCTGGCGCGAGAGAGGCCCGGCCGACGCCCTGGGCCTCAGGTTCGAGCTGGTGACGGACGCCGGACCCAACAACGGACTCCCCATTGCCGAGTCGTCCCTCAGCGTCCGCAAAGGCGGCGAGTTCTGCATCGACCCAAGCGTCGTCGCGGGGGCCGTCATGCCGGGCTCGTGGCCCTTCGTCGGAGGTTTCGTCATGGCGGCAGCGGTGGAAGGCCAAGGGAAGGCCAGTAAGCCAACAGTTCAAGTTGGGTTGCAACACGTATCGTGCATGGCCGACGTCGCGCTTTTCATAGCGTTGTCAGCGGCCATCGATCTTAGCATGGATGCGTGTCAGTCGTTCTCGCAGAAGCTAAGGAGCGAGCTCTGCCCAGACCAGCAAGAGTATAATAGCCTTTGA